The segment AGAAAACTGATCGAAGAAATAAAATCTGCAAAAGCTGGAAAAACAAAAAACCCAATCAAAACTCATTCTAGAGATCTAATTATTCTGCCATACATGGTGGGTGTTACAGTAAATATTTTCTCAGGAAAAGAATTCACTCCAGTTTTAATTAAAACTGAAATGATAGGCCATTATCTTGGAGAATATGTCATAACAAACAAAAGAGTTCAACATGGTGCACCAGGTGTAGGCGCATCAAGATCCAGTCTCTACGTACCATTAAAGTGATTATTATGGGCAGATTCAAATACGCATTCCAAAATTTTGACGCAACTAAACATGTTCGTTCTTCACTAAGAGAAAAAGACATTTCACACAAACATGCACGTGAAGTAGCAGTTGCAATTAAAGGACTGTCAATTGAAAGAGCCAGAGATTATCTTCAAGCAGTAGTCAATAAAGAAAGGGCAATCGCATTTAGAAGATTCAACAATCAAGTTGGCCACAGATCAGATCCTGGAATGATGTCTGGTCGTTATCCACAAAAAACAGTAAAAGAATTCATCAAGGTATTAGATAATTTAGAATCAAATGCAGAATACAAGGGAATGGATTTAGATAGATTAAAAATTGTAAACGCAACAGTTCACAAAGGTGTAATTGTAAAACGATTTATTCCAAGAGCAATGGGAAGAGCCACTCCAAAAAACAATGTGTTAACACATGTAGAATTAGTGGCACAGGAGATATAACATGTCAGCCGTAAAAAATGTAATTAAAGACAACTACAATATGATGCTTCTCAAAGATTATTTGAGAGTAGCAATTAAAGATGCAGGCTTTTCACATGCAGAAATTTCAAAAACGCCAATGGGAACAAGAGTTGCATTACATGTAACACGACCTGGAATAGTTATTGGAAGAAAAGGTTCTGGGATTAGAGAGCTAACAGATAAACTTGCAACAGATTTTAAATTAAAAAATCCACAGATATCAGTAGTTGAAATAGCAAAACCGGAACTATCACCAAGTGTAATGTGCAATAGAATGGCGTCACATTTGGAACGAGGCACCGCATTTAGAAGAGCTACAATGTGGACATTAAAACAAATTATGGATAATGGCGCTATGGGAGTTCAAATTACAATCTCAGGAAAACTACGAGGAGATCGTTCAGCATTTGAAAAACACAGTGCCGGGATTTTACCCAGAGCAGGACACCATGCAGAAGTAATTGTTGATGAGGATATTGCACATGTTAAAACTGCGATGGGATTAATCGGAATTAGAATAAGAATTGCAATTAATGAAAAATTCATTCCAGAATTTGAATTAAAAACACAAAAACCAAAGAAAGCAAAACAGATCAAAGATAAAGACACAGGAAAGATGAGAGATGAGACAGAAGTAGAACGCAAAGCAAGAACAGAATCTGAACAAATTGCGATTGAAGAAGAAAAGATGAAAGAGCTTGAAACATTAGAAGAGGAGGAGGCAAAACTACTATGACAAGGTTATCGATGAAGACAATAAGAGAATTAAATGAAAAAGATCTTAAAAGTAAAATTCAGGAAACAAGAAGCGAGCTTGCAAAGTTGAGGGTAGATGGTTCTAAAGGCACATTAAGAAAAGAAAGTGGAAAATTAAAACCATTAAGGCACAACATTGCAAGAATGATGACTAGAGTAAATGAGTTGAAAAAGAAATGATTACAGAACAAAACATAACATCACATGAATTAATTGGATTACACACGGAGATCACTGAATCATCTAATTCACAAATTATAGGATTAAATGGAACGATTACAGATGAAACAAAATCAATGATAATAATGAGTACTAAAAATGGAACTAAAATGATTGCAAAATCCAACAATAGTTGGAAATTTACCTTAGACGGTAAAGATATCATTGTAAACGGCATGCAAATTGCAAAAAGATCATTCGATAGAATAGGAGGAAGGGCTTGACACTAA is part of the Nitrosarchaeum sp. genome and harbors:
- a CDS encoding 30S ribosomal protein S19, which produces MSKMVKEFLYRGLPKEDLDNMSLEKLFLIFNSRQRRSLTRGITDDKRKLIEEIKSAKAGKTKNPIKTHSRDLIILPYMVGVTVNIFSGKEFTPVLIKTEMIGHYLGEYVITNKRVQHGAPGVGASRSSLYVPLK
- a CDS encoding 50S ribosomal protein L22 — protein: MGRFKYAFQNFDATKHVRSSLREKDISHKHAREVAVAIKGLSIERARDYLQAVVNKERAIAFRRFNNQVGHRSDPGMMSGRYPQKTVKEFIKVLDNLESNAEYKGMDLDRLKIVNATVHKGVIVKRFIPRAMGRATPKNNVLTHVELVAQEI
- a CDS encoding 30S ribosomal protein S3, encoding MSAVKNVIKDNYNMMLLKDYLRVAIKDAGFSHAEISKTPMGTRVALHVTRPGIVIGRKGSGIRELTDKLATDFKLKNPQISVVEIAKPELSPSVMCNRMASHLERGTAFRRATMWTLKQIMDNGAMGVQITISGKLRGDRSAFEKHSAGILPRAGHHAEVIVDEDIAHVKTAMGLIGIRIRIAINEKFIPEFELKTQKPKKAKQIKDKDTGKMRDETEVERKARTESEQIAIEEEKMKELETLEEEEAKLL
- the rpmC gene encoding 50S ribosomal protein L29; protein product: MTRLSMKTIRELNEKDLKSKIQETRSELAKLRVDGSKGTLRKESGKLKPLRHNIARMMTRVNELKKK
- a CDS encoding ribonuclease P protein component 1, which codes for MITEQNITSHELIGLHTEITESSNSQIIGLNGTITDETKSMIIMSTKNGTKMIAKSNNSWKFTLDGKDIIVNGMQIAKRSFDRIGGRA